The Myxococcales bacterium region CGGGTCCGCCGACAACTTCCCGGATGGCTCGGCTCGGCGGTTGACGTGGTCATTGGCGGAGCTGAGGCTCATGCCTGACATCATGACCGACCGCAGCGAGCGTGACGCGTTCGTCAACGACGTGGCAGCCCGGCGCGGTGTTGCAGCGTGGGTCATCGAGAAGGATCTGTGGGTGTGCTGGACGCTCGCGAGACTGCACGAGATCGACGGCATCCCGCAGCTCACCTTCAAAGGCGGGACTTCGTTATCGAAGGTGCATGGCCTTATCGAGCGGTTCTCGGAGGACATCGACCTCACGTTCTCCCGAGACGGCTGGAACTTCGTGGGAGAGCGGGACCCGCTCAGCGCTGGCCTCAGTGGAAAGAAGCGGCAGGCACTCGTCGACGAAATCGGCGAACGCTCTGCGACGGTCGTTCGAGATGTCGTCGTTCCGGAGCTGCGCGCAATGTGCACGCGCGATCTTGGCGCGTCTGGATGGCGCGTTGAGGTCGACGACGTCGACCGCCAGGCGGTTCTCTTCACATTCCCCGATCCGGTAGCGACCTACGGCTACGGGCAACCTCAGGTGAAGGTCGAGTTTGGTGCTCGCGGCGATCCCTGGCCGACTTCGCGGCGAACCATCGTTTCGTACATCGAGGAGACTCACGGCGGAACGACGCCGACCGCCACCGTGGAGGTGATCGCCTTGGAGCCCGAGCGGACCTTCTGGGAGAAGGTGACGCTCCTTCACGCTCTCCATCACGGAACTCGCGCGAAGCCCGACAAGAACGTTCACCGGCTCTCGCGGCACGTCTACGACGTCCACCGGATCTGGAACACGCCCAAGCTGAGAACGAGCATTCTGAGCGCCAAGCTCCTGCGGGCCGTCGTTGAAAACAAGCAGATCTTCTTCAGGGAGACCAAGGCTCGCTACGAGCTCGTGACGAACTTCGAGCTGAACTGCGCCCCCCATGACGACCTCGCCGCTGCCATGCGCGCGGATTTCGCGGCCATGGGGTCGATGTTCTTTCCTGCGTCCCCAGTGCCGACCTTCGACGAGGCACTCGCGACGCTCAAGGAGATCGAGGAGATCGTCGCCAGCTGGAAGACCGCGCCGCCCGCGTAGCGGCGCTCAGGCGTCGCGCTCGTGAGCGAGTACGACGGGCGACGCTGGCGCGGCGAAGCGAGGTTGCGGGCGATGATGCGGTACGCCGAAGGGGTGGGGGACCGGGCGGTGGCGATTGCCGAGTACTTTGGGGAAATAGCGGCCAACGCCTTGCCGAACGCCGACCAAATGTCATGAAACGTTATGTCATGAGCCGCGCACCGCGCATGAGCATCATGTTCAAGACCACGGATGAGGAGGTCCTCAATCTGGCGAGCATCATGGTCGCCATGAAGGACGCCGGGCTCGATCATGGCTTCATCGTGAAAGCGTCCGACTTGGCGCGCACCGATCAAGGCACCTACGATCTGATGGCCCTTTGGCTGAACGCGGCCGGCGACGCATCCGAACGCGACGAGATCGTCGCGGACATTCAAGACTCGCTCGACGACTGCGCTGACGCGCCGCAGGAGCCGACTCAGATTAAGTACGACCGGCTCGAAGACGTCGCCCAGCGCGTGATGGCTGAGAAGGCGAAGCTGCGCCAACTCATCGATCGGCATGGCGGCGTCTCTGCTGTCGCCGCCAAGTGCGGCATTCCGCAGCCCTCCCTAAGCCGGATGTTGAACTCGGCGTCGATCCCGCGCCGCTCGACCCTCTACAAGATCGCCAACGCGCTCGGGCTTTCGGAAGAGGATGTCGTGGTGGAGTGGAGTCGGTGACTTGTGACGCCTGAGACCGGCGATTGCGCGGCCGCACAGCGCCTCATTCGAGCGACGCCAACCACTTGAGCACGACGTCGGCGCGCGCCTGACCGACAGCGTCGCCCTCGAAGTGTCCGGGAAGAGCGTCGATGAACGCGTCCTTGGAGCGCAGAGCGACGAGCTCGGCACGCACGGCCGACACCACCTAGGTGCTCTCGGTTCGAAGTTGTTCACGTAGATGAGGGATGCCCGCGAGCACGAGGAGCGTGTCTTCGAGGTCGTGGCTCGCTTGGTAATCGCCGCGGCCCCGGCCTCGAAACGCCTCGAGCTTCGTGGCGACGAAGTAGATGGGTGTGATGGCGAGCACCTTCAAGCCAGGCGCGATCTCGTGCGAAGTAGCCTCAAGGGCCGCTTGCTTGTACCAGCGGTTCGTCGGGCCGATACCCGTGTCCGCCGTCGCCACGATGTCCACCCGAATGTTCGCGAACACGCGGCGACAGAGCGGCGCGCCTTCGTCCACGCACTCGCTGAAGCCCCGCGCACGAAGCCTTTCGACGAAGGCGTAGTAGTCGGCGGTCGTGGCGACATCGACGACGCAAGCGACGTCCACGGTGGGCCGCACGTCGACGCCGCCTTCAAGCGGATAGAGAGCCGTCACCGTTCCGCCGACGAAGACAACGGGCGGGTTCTCGCCCCTAGCGTGCTCGCGCCACGGTTGCAATCGCCGCGCGCGCGCTCGAGCGTTGGCTGCTCACGAGGAGAGCCTCTTCGTGAGCTCGTCTTTCGCAAGAGCGCGCTCCCGAGCTCGACCAACACGAAGAGCATCGGCGAGCGCGAGGTAGTCGTGCAGGGCCGGGTCCTCGGCTGCGGCGAGGGGAACGTTCTTGTAGAGGGGCGCGACAACGCGACCGCGGACGGCCTTCGCGCGATCGGCGGTCGGCCAGACGGGGGTGTCTTCTTCACCGAGTCGGACCTTCCCCTTGAGAACCGACGCTCCCACGGACGTCGGCATTCCCTCTCCGAAGTGGCCGAGCTGCGCCGGAAACACGTACCGCAGGCCCGAGACAAGGAACTCAAGAAGGCTGGCGCGCACAACTCGTCGTTCGCGCGGGTTGAAGAGGTGGCAAGCGGCGAGACGCTTGAGGCCGTGGTTCACCTCGCTCGCGCTCATGTGAAGGGCCTTCGCCACCTCGGGCTGCGTCCACGACGAGCTCGGGGAGGCGACGAGCTTCAGCGCGACGACAACGTCTTGCGGTTTCAGGCGGAGGTCCATGGCACTGAACGACTGTAGCGTGCGATTTGCGAATTGCAAATGTCTCCACATTACCAACATTTATCTGAGCTAGGGCGCTCGCAAGCATCAGCGGAGCTGCGGTCGCTCATTGATCGGCACGGAGGCGTCGACGCGCTCGCCGCGCCCGCACCCTTCGAACACGGGCGCAGGCGCGCGTCTCACCCCTCCTCAAAATAGTCGCTGTCCACCTTGCGCTGGAACCAAACGGCCAGCTCGCGCGCCATGCGGAGCTGATGGAGCGCCTCGGCGTGGTCGCCGCGATCTTCGTGGACCGCCGCGTTGCCGACGCGGCGCAAGTCGTGAAAGAGCTGCTTCTGCGTCGCGCCGATGGCCCCGCGGTCAAAGAGGCGGTCGATGAGGAACTGCTGCTTCTCGTCCGGGTCGACGAAGAGCGCGACCTTCGCGGCGGCGCGCTTGGCGAGGACCTCACCGAACTGCCGGAGCTTGAAGAGCGTGACGGCCGGATCGCGCGCGAAGTGCTCCTCCGCCTGCGTCGCGAGGGCGACGAGCCGCGCGTCGTGGTACGCGAGGAATGCGAAGTTCGGCGAAGGCTGCGTGTTCAAATCGCGCGCGGGAGACCCAACGCGGCCCCCCTCCGGAGGCCTAGTGTACGGAGATTGCGGGGACCGCTCGCGGGATTTTTGGCGGGGGGGGCCGTACTCGGGGCCACTCGCGAAATCAGCGCCCCGAGCGATCGCCTCGGTGTACTAACGAAGGACGGGAGAGGAGAGGGGGGCCGCCGTGAAGACCAAGGGCATCGCGTTGGCGCTCGTCGCGGGCGCACTCTTCGTCGCGTGCGGGTCGCGCTCCCTCACCGAGGACCTCGCGCCCGCGCTTTCCGGCCCGATGACCGCGGGCCCCGACGCGACGGATGTCACGCTGCCTGCGTCGCCGCACGTGATCGTTGTTCGCAAGGCCGGCGACCTCTCGGGGCTCGTCGAAAGCGAGCCGCCTGGAATCAACTGCGGCGCGACGTGCGCTGCGGAGTTCGCGACCGGGAAGCTGGTCCTTCAAGGGAAGGACACGCCGACCGCCAGGTTCATCGGTTGGCGCGACGGCGCGACTTGCGCGGGGGGCGCACCATGCACGCTCGAGGTCGCGCGACTGCCGTCCGTGACGTTCGTGACCGCGGAGTTCGCACCGAAGAAGAAGCGCGTCACAGTGAACGTCGAAGGGAAGGTTGGCACCGAGCCTGCTGGAGTCGTCACGGGCCTCGGGGCACCCTGCTCGGGCACCTGCGCGACGGACGTTCCCGTCTCGGACGCCATCACGCTCACGGCCACGCCCGCCGTCAGCGCCGCCTTCGTCGAGTGGCAGGGGTGCACGAAAGTGAACGACGATGTCTGCACGGTCTCCGGCCCACAAGACGCCACCGTCACCGCTCGGTTTGTCTCGTGTGGCCTAAGCGGCGATAGCCGCTACGTGGATCACCTTCTGGGACGTGACGAGCCGCGCCTGGGCCACGGGCCCGGCGTCTGCGCCAACCGGACGCTCGGGTACGCGCTTAGGTACGCGAGCGGCGACGTGTACCTCGCGCCTGGCATCTACCCCGGCGGCGTGAGCGGCGAGTCTCAGGGCTACACCTTGGTGGGCAAGCAGCACCTCTACGGCGTGCTCGGCGACGCCTCCAAGGTGGTGTTCGAGCCAACGTATTATCAGGGGACCACGAGCGTGACCTTCAAGGGAGAGTCCAACGGCGTGACCTCCTGCACGTTTCGAGGTTCAACTGTGCAAGGCCTCTTTGGCATTGTCAGTGAGCCGACGTCTCTTAGCATCATATCGTCGAAGGCAATATCTTCGACGGGCTATCCATGGACATGTGGGTCCGCGGCGGTGAGCTTACGATCATGCACAACGAGTTTCGTGGATGCGGCGCCGGCTGCGTCCAATGGGACGGTCTTGCGACCTCGAGCACGTTTTCTTACAACGCGTTCATCGACACGGGGGTCGCCATGAATTGCACTCATTGGCCGAATCCCGGGCTCGCCTTCCTGGGAAACACCAAGGCTGGCGCAGGACTGCACCGCTGCCTTGGCTGCGCGAATTGCGGCGCGCTCTGAGGCTGCGTTCCGGAGGCCAAGATTGCGGGGAGCGCCCCGCAGACGCACGACGCGGCTGCCTCGCGTAGGCTCAGCCGGAATGGAACACGCGATTCCTCTGATCGTTCGCCTCTATGAGATCGTCGACGAGCTGGAGCGCCTGTATCCGGGGCGGCACTTCACGCCCGATGGCCATATGGTCGGAAGCATTGGCGAGGCTTGGGCCCAGTGGGTCTTCGATCTCGACCTCTTGCCAGCGTCCGCCCCGACGCACGATGCCAGGGCGAAGGACGGCCGCCTGGTGCAGGTCAAGGCCACGCAGGGCAAAGCCGTCGCGCTCTCGAGCGAGCCGGACTACCTCATCGTCCTGAAGCTCGCTCGCTCGGGTCACGCCGAGGTCGTCTACAACGGTCCGGGCGCGGAGCCGTGGTTGGCCGCAGGCAAGCCCGCAAAGACCGGCCAGCGACCGCTGAGCCTCAGCAAGCTCCGGGCGCTGGACGCACGAGTACCCGTGGGCCAGCGGTTTCCCGTCGTGCGATGCCGCGGGGCGGCCTGATCGTCGAGGTCACTTCCACGCGCGCATCTTCCTCAGCCGCGCGTACACCGTCGTCCGCGAAATCCCTAACTCCCGCGCGACGGCAGCCACGTTGCCTTGGTTGCCCTCGTACGACGCGGTGAGCGATGTGTCGTCGATGCCCCTCGGCTTGAAGGCGCTGAGCGCAGCGGCGGCCGCGGCCGCGTCTCGCTCGGGTCCTTCGACCGGCACGCCACCCGTCGCGCCGCCCTCCGCGCCTCCTCTCGGCGGAAGCACGCTCTCCTTCACGGGCGCCGGCGGGCGATCGCTCGCGAGCACGGGCAGGATGGTGCCCTCGGCCCGGATGACCGGCTGCTCTTTGCGCGCGGCTTCGGCGGC contains the following coding sequences:
- a CDS encoding helix-turn-helix transcriptional regulator; translation: MSRAPRMSIMFKTTDEEVLNLASIMVAMKDAGLDHGFIVKASDLARTDQGTYDLMALWLNAAGDASERDEIVADIQDSLDDCADAPQEPTQIKYDRLEDVAQRVMAEKAKLRQLIDRHGGVSAVAAKCGIPQPSLSRMLNSASIPRRSTLYKIANALGLSEEDVVVEWSR
- a CDS encoding DUF4145 domain-containing protein, with the protein product MNTQPSPNFAFLAYHDARLVALATQAEEHFARDPAVTLFKLRQFGEVLAKRAAAKVALFVDPDEKQQFLIDRLFDRGAIGATQKQLFHDLRRVGNAAVHEDRGDHAEALHQLRMARELAVWFQRKVDSDYFEEG
- a CDS encoding nucleotidyl transferase AbiEii/AbiGii toxin family protein, with the translated sequence MPDIMTDRSERDAFVNDVAARRGVAAWVIEKDLWVCWTLARLHEIDGIPQLTFKGGTSLSKVHGLIERFSEDIDLTFSRDGWNFVGERDPLSAGLSGKKRQALVDEIGERSATVVRDVVVPELRAMCTRDLGASGWRVEVDDVDRQAVLFTFPDPVATYGYGQPQVKVEFGARGDPWPTSRRTIVSYIEETHGGTTPTATVEVIALEPERTFWEKVTLLHALHHGTRAKPDKNVHRLSRHVYDVHRIWNTPKLRTSILSAKLLRAVVENKQIFFRETKARYELVTNFELNCAPHDDLAAAMRADFAAMGSMFFPASPVPTFDEALATLKEIEEIVASWKTAPPA